Proteins from one Comamonas flocculans genomic window:
- a CDS encoding Mov34/MPN/PAD-1 family protein, whose product MQFLNSWATNDKRTLLHFSMSTLEIFCQHVQASDADCEAGGLLLGSVHGSHMLVEQATVPTAWDKRFRYLFERMPFGHEAIALSRWTTSQGTIRYLGEWHTHPEDHPHPSGLDRSEWNRLSAKRRDKRPMLAVIVGRKSLYVELAPSSGCGSVLTPVE is encoded by the coding sequence ATGCAATTCCTGAATTCCTGGGCGACCAACGACAAAAGAACTCTGCTGCATTTCTCGATGTCCACGCTGGAGATTTTCTGTCAGCATGTTCAGGCCAGTGATGCTGACTGCGAAGCTGGCGGGCTTCTGCTCGGTTCGGTTCATGGTTCTCATATGCTCGTTGAGCAAGCGACCGTTCCCACCGCATGGGACAAGCGGTTTCGCTATTTGTTCGAGCGGATGCCGTTTGGCCACGAAGCCATTGCTCTGTCTCGATGGACTACGAGCCAAGGAACCATCCGCTATCTGGGCGAATGGCACACCCATCCGGAAGATCATCCTCATCCTTCTGGTCTCGATAGGTCGGAATGGAACCGCTTATCAGCAAAGCGTCGGGACAAGCGGCCAATGCTTGCTGTCATCGTCGGGCGAAAATCTCTGTATGTGGAGTTGGCGCCGAGTTCAGGCTGCGGTTCGGTGCTTACCCCGGTGGAATAG
- a CDS encoding ThiF family adenylyltransferase has translation MNSATATADVIEAFKQRGFDFVGKTDDGWFRLHGRLVPPHADKGWPCEVHLDPTFFDLPRIRLLEIPPELPAAVPHLGADGGLCYLAKGTVVLDIYDPVGQSLACLQRAAAVFGQILKGEMIEDLAEEFFAYWHGLLCFVDMQGENLGRQNCIVAQINGNPLWFITDNEDRTTNKLKSLGYQVTDRTVLTYRVKTGAQPRPLTSHWPPKTVRDILAWQSTLDPRCRRKIHERIQEGERKKANGVLIVIESPLMTYGFVVLYDRQRQVRKNKLADRRDSSYGLKVIPISVVRIDDRYLAQRNIPKSKTLAGKNLAVVGCGTIGGYLSDMLVKAGAGTCGGRLTLVDFDCLLPQNIGRHRLGFPDLLSNKAEAMAKELKRLAPGVEIRALPVDVRQAQLGPLDLLIDATGEESLGHWLCDHYPSPMPMLSVWIEGPGTAVRALLRANTSGACYRCLWHSNRRGELRSTLDPLPVILAGHGCEGLYVPFPASVSVHAASLGAETALDWVNGVYSPALRTKLIDRSHQLATPDCDPIPDWECPLCNS, from the coding sequence ATGAACAGCGCCACTGCGACCGCAGACGTGATCGAAGCCTTCAAGCAGCGAGGCTTCGATTTCGTTGGTAAGACGGATGACGGTTGGTTCAGACTGCATGGGCGGCTGGTGCCGCCGCACGCAGACAAAGGCTGGCCGTGCGAAGTCCATCTTGACCCCACGTTCTTTGACTTGCCTCGCATCCGGCTGCTGGAAATCCCTCCCGAGTTGCCCGCAGCGGTTCCTCATCTTGGTGCAGATGGCGGGCTTTGCTATCTCGCCAAGGGTACGGTCGTTCTAGACATCTACGATCCCGTCGGACAGTCGCTGGCGTGCCTGCAACGCGCAGCCGCCGTGTTCGGGCAGATCCTAAAGGGGGAGATGATTGAGGATCTCGCGGAAGAGTTCTTCGCTTACTGGCACGGCTTGCTTTGCTTCGTGGATATGCAAGGTGAGAATTTGGGGCGACAGAATTGCATAGTCGCGCAAATAAATGGAAATCCGTTGTGGTTCATCACTGACAACGAAGATCGAACTACAAACAAACTGAAGTCGCTTGGCTACCAAGTCACCGATAGAACGGTGCTGACTTACAGGGTAAAGACCGGTGCTCAACCCCGTCCTCTGACCAGCCACTGGCCCCCTAAAACGGTGCGGGATATCTTGGCGTGGCAAAGCACTCTTGACCCTCGATGCCGGCGGAAGATTCACGAGCGTATCCAGGAAGGGGAAAGGAAAAAGGCCAACGGCGTTCTGATCGTCATTGAGTCTCCGTTGATGACGTATGGCTTTGTGGTTCTCTATGACCGCCAGCGTCAGGTCCGAAAGAACAAGCTCGCAGACCGCAGGGATTCCAGCTATGGATTGAAGGTGATACCCATCTCGGTGGTCAGAATCGACGATCGCTACCTTGCCCAGCGGAACATCCCTAAGTCAAAGACGCTTGCAGGTAAGAACCTGGCCGTTGTGGGATGCGGCACGATCGGCGGATATCTGTCAGATATGCTGGTTAAGGCCGGAGCAGGAACATGCGGTGGAAGACTCACATTAGTGGATTTCGATTGCCTTCTTCCGCAAAACATCGGGCGTCATCGCCTGGGATTCCCAGACCTGTTGTCGAACAAAGCCGAGGCTATGGCGAAGGAGCTTAAGCGCTTGGCGCCGGGTGTCGAGATTCGCGCACTTCCCGTGGATGTCAGGCAGGCCCAATTGGGACCACTGGACCTGCTCATCGATGCCACGGGCGAAGAGTCGCTAGGACATTGGCTGTGCGACCACTATCCGTCTCCGATGCCCATGCTGTCGGTCTGGATTGAGGGGCCGGGAACGGCTGTCCGAGCACTCCTGAGGGCGAATACATCTGGCGCGTGCTATCGATGCCTTTGGCATAGCAACAGAAGAGGCGAACTCCGTTCCACCCTTGATCCTCTTCCTGTCATTTTGGCGGGGCATGGATGCGAGGGCTTGTACGTGCCATTCCCTGCTTCGGTGTCGGTGCATGCCGCCAGCTTGGGGGCGGAGACGGCACTTGACTGGGTCAATGGCGTCTATTCCCCTGCGTTGCGCACCAAATTGATCGACCGTTCCCATCAGCTTGCTACGCCCGATTGCGATCCGATCCCGGATTGGGAATGTCCTCTATGCAATTCCTGA
- a CDS encoding CBASS cGAMP synthase codes for MLNLSPLFFTTVDDESCMHDELELTLEQRSWIASARTDVRNCLRTGIPRVLKANGYTEDVPQPRFFTQGSWAYKTLNSPAQHPQQADVDDGCYLPLSFVSQTKRPSTATTVFFAAAEEALKPLVEEKRWKLVTDKPTCIRIIIAAYAHIDIPLYAIPDAEFLMLAKASMERYGYDSLTEAVNMAERDAWTALPADEVLLAHRECNWMPSDPRPVKEWFLGEVEAKGEQFRRVVRYLKAFRDWRWSSGGPASILLMAAAAPLFEKRDRRDDLALLDVVAALPARLRAGVNNPVEESESLTARLGKAGVEEAAKAFEEFENVLRGATDAGSPSQACIWMRGEFGPRFPNDPDRVKTVSVAATIAAAPAMAGPSELVGRTKAG; via the coding sequence GTGCTGAACCTGAGCCCACTCTTCTTCACCACCGTTGACGACGAATCGTGCATGCATGACGAGTTGGAACTGACGCTTGAGCAACGCTCTTGGATAGCCAGCGCACGCACTGACGTCAGGAACTGTCTGCGCACAGGCATCCCCAGGGTGCTGAAAGCGAACGGCTACACCGAGGACGTGCCGCAGCCTCGTTTCTTCACGCAAGGTTCGTGGGCATACAAGACGCTGAACTCGCCGGCACAACATCCGCAGCAGGCGGACGTCGATGATGGCTGCTATCTGCCATTGAGTTTCGTCTCGCAGACGAAGCGCCCCAGCACTGCAACAACCGTGTTCTTTGCTGCAGCGGAAGAAGCCTTGAAGCCGCTGGTCGAGGAAAAGAGATGGAAGCTTGTCACTGACAAGCCGACGTGCATCCGCATCATCATTGCCGCGTATGCCCACATTGATATTCCTTTGTACGCCATTCCCGACGCGGAATTTCTCATGCTTGCAAAGGCTTCGATGGAGCGGTATGGCTACGACTCGCTCACAGAAGCGGTGAACATGGCGGAGCGCGATGCTTGGACGGCGCTTCCCGCTGACGAGGTGCTCCTGGCCCATCGTGAATGCAACTGGATGCCGTCCGACCCTCGGCCCGTAAAAGAGTGGTTTTTGGGTGAAGTGGAGGCCAAGGGGGAGCAGTTCCGCCGTGTGGTCCGCTACTTGAAGGCGTTCCGTGATTGGAGGTGGTCCAGCGGCGGGCCTGCTTCGATCTTGTTGATGGCCGCCGCAGCCCCGCTTTTCGAAAAGCGCGATCGGCGCGACGACCTCGCCTTGCTGGATGTCGTCGCAGCACTGCCAGCCCGGCTGCGTGCGGGAGTGAACAATCCTGTGGAAGAGTCCGAGTCGCTCACGGCAAGACTCGGCAAGGCTGGAGTCGAAGAAGCGGCGAAGGCGTTTGAAGAGTTCGAAAATGTGCTTCGCGGAGCCACCGACGCTGGCAGCCCTTCACAGGCTTGCATTTGGATGCGAGGCGAGTTCGGCCCACGCTTCCCGAACGACCCAGATCGGGTTAAGACGGTATCCGTCGCGGCCACCATTGCCGCGGCCCCGGCCATGGCTGGTCCGAGTGAGCTTGTCGGGCGAACGAAGGCTGGATGA
- a CDS encoding CBASS cGAMP-activated phospholipase, whose protein sequence is MTGIPTYHVLALSGGGYRGLYTATVLAELETVLGRPIASHFDLICGTSAGGMLALGLAAEIPANELKALFEDKGSRIFGCRSLARRLLGFWLTAKHDSAGLRGVLTERFQEATIGNLKHRVLVPAVNYSTGRGQFFKTPHHPSFELDHRMKIVDVALATAAAPVYFPLARNDRGVFADGGLVGNAPGLFGLHEVNTFLAPKQDALVRVLSIGTMTIGATVRGGASLDRGFGKWRGGLFDLVISAQESSVDYMLRQTLGSNYFQIDDKATPDQSKDVKALDRVSVGATNTLKDRGNHAAQRALGDPLFQPFRAHQAGAPIFYHGPNKNVPEAAC, encoded by the coding sequence ATGACGGGCATCCCTACCTACCATGTGCTCGCCCTGTCAGGAGGCGGTTATCGCGGCCTGTACACGGCGACGGTTCTTGCCGAACTCGAAACCGTGCTGGGTCGTCCTATCGCTTCGCACTTTGATCTGATTTGTGGCACATCGGCAGGAGGGATGCTGGCCTTGGGGCTGGCTGCGGAAATTCCGGCCAACGAGCTCAAGGCACTGTTTGAAGACAAAGGCAGCCGCATCTTTGGTTGCCGCAGTCTTGCAAGGCGGCTTCTGGGATTCTGGTTGACCGCAAAGCACGACTCAGCGGGACTGCGAGGAGTGCTAACCGAGCGCTTCCAAGAGGCCACGATCGGCAATTTGAAGCATCGTGTTCTCGTACCGGCAGTCAACTACTCGACGGGTCGTGGGCAGTTCTTCAAAACGCCTCACCATCCCTCCTTTGAGTTGGATCACCGCATGAAGATCGTCGATGTTGCGTTGGCGACCGCCGCCGCGCCCGTCTACTTTCCTTTGGCACGCAACGACCGTGGTGTTTTCGCGGATGGTGGGCTGGTGGGCAACGCCCCTGGCCTGTTCGGGTTGCACGAAGTCAATACATTCTTGGCGCCGAAACAAGATGCGCTAGTTCGAGTCCTCTCCATTGGCACGATGACGATCGGTGCAACTGTCCGCGGCGGTGCCAGCCTTGACCGCGGATTCGGAAAATGGCGCGGGGGGCTCTTCGACCTCGTGATCTCCGCACAGGAGTCGTCCGTGGACTACATGCTGCGGCAGACGCTGGGGAGCAACTATTTCCAAATCGACGACAAGGCAACGCCTGATCAGAGCAAGGACGTGAAAGCGCTGGATAGGGTTTCCGTTGGCGCCACGAATACGCTCAAGGATCGCGGCAACCACGCGGCGCAGCGTGCGCTCGGCGATCCTCTTTTCCAACCGTTTCGAGCGCACCAGGCCGGCGCTCCCATCTTCTATCACGGCCCCAACAAAAATGTTCCGGAGGCCGCGTGCTGA
- a CDS encoding DUF2188 domain-containing protein encodes MTGKNQHVVPHQDGWAVKGAGNQRATSVHDTQQQAIDAARDIARNQHSELVIHRPDGRIRDKDSHGHDSFPPKG; translated from the coding sequence ATGACAGGCAAAAATCAGCACGTAGTTCCTCACCAGGACGGTTGGGCCGTCAAGGGCGCCGGCAATCAGCGGGCAACCTCCGTGCACGACACGCAGCAACAGGCTATTGACGCCGCACGGGATATCGCACGCAACCAGCACTCCGAACTCGTCATCCATCGCCCGGATGGCCGTATCCGTGACAAGGACAGCCACGGCCACGACTCCTTCCCGCCGAAGGGCTGA
- a CDS encoding helix-turn-helix domain-containing protein, which translates to MSQTGLGVALKTLRERRTLSLREIGQLSSVDHAYVHRLESGEKTNPSPDLIEKLLRVLKPGERDAELVMWLVDHAEADTRLVEFVLDDPSISIDIFSAAAGVRHRGNVRPDPATLIARIQKAFEDEDD; encoded by the coding sequence ATGTCACAAACAGGCCTTGGCGTCGCCCTCAAGACGCTGCGCGAGCGCAGAACCCTCTCGTTACGTGAAATCGGTCAACTCTCTTCGGTGGACCATGCCTATGTCCACCGGCTGGAGTCTGGCGAGAAGACGAATCCGTCACCGGATTTGATCGAGAAACTACTGAGGGTTCTCAAACCGGGCGAAAGAGACGCTGAACTTGTAATGTGGCTTGTTGACCACGCGGAGGCCGATACCCGCCTTGTCGAATTCGTGCTAGACGATCCTTCCATCAGCATCGACATTTTTTCGGCGGCAGCGGGAGTGAGGCATCGTGGAAACGTCAGGCCAGATCCTGCGACTCTGATCGCTCGGATACAGAAGGCATTCGAGGACGAGGACGACTGA
- a CDS encoding ImmA/IrrE family metallo-endopeptidase, with protein sequence MDEADVRQKARAFVAKVDVSDIRADLTPYVVAVNAKVRKDELGEGESGYTITKPNGKHVITVNSLETEERQRFTVCHEIAHIVLDLESSHEEVPSWSYAKRHPNEIACDTFAAELLMPYQQWLSLVPKEEPSLELIQRMADSFGTSFPAAASRFASLSDMPCAFVTMERGAVRYAARSTSLRQAGAWISPKSVIPVGSVAHRLRSSGISAAETDEVSQDIWFDNWEKGLDLWELSRHYARTDTTTSLLWFDNDDLPEIEVNRFGARVEDDGGLAELTGQLPWPGRSRRR encoded by the coding sequence ATGGATGAAGCGGATGTCAGGCAGAAAGCGCGCGCCTTTGTGGCGAAGGTCGATGTGTCGGATATCCGAGCAGACCTGACGCCCTATGTGGTCGCAGTGAACGCCAAGGTCAGGAAGGATGAGCTTGGAGAGGGGGAGTCCGGCTACACGATCACCAAGCCGAACGGGAAGCACGTCATCACGGTGAACTCTCTGGAAACGGAAGAACGCCAGCGCTTCACCGTATGCCATGAGATAGCGCATATCGTGCTCGATTTGGAGTCGAGTCACGAAGAGGTGCCGTCCTGGTCTTATGCCAAGCGGCACCCGAACGAAATTGCCTGCGACACCTTCGCCGCTGAATTGCTGATGCCGTATCAGCAATGGCTATCGCTGGTGCCCAAGGAAGAGCCATCGCTGGAGCTTATCCAGCGCATGGCTGACTCGTTTGGCACATCTTTTCCTGCAGCGGCATCAAGGTTTGCCAGTCTCAGCGATATGCCGTGCGCATTCGTCACCATGGAGCGAGGTGCTGTGCGTTACGCAGCACGCTCCACCAGCTTGCGGCAGGCAGGAGCCTGGATATCTCCCAAATCCGTCATCCCGGTCGGCTCCGTGGCTCACCGACTACGTTCTTCGGGCATTAGTGCTGCCGAAACGGATGAGGTTTCACAAGACATCTGGTTCGACAACTGGGAAAAGGGGCTCGACCTCTGGGAGCTTTCCAGGCACTACGCACGCACCGACACCACGACCTCGCTGTTGTGGTTTGACAACGACGATTTACCTGAGATCGAAGTGAATCGCTTCGGTGCACGCGTCGAAGACGATGGCGGCTTGGCTGAACTTACGGGACAACTGCCGTGGCCAGGGCGAAGCAGGCGTCGTTAG
- a CDS encoding PDDEXK nuclease domain-containing protein encodes MKDKTLSAPPAKSAALPAGYAGIHGGIVELLDAARQAAARSVNALMTASYWEIGRRIVEAEQQGKRRAGYGEQLMARLSADLTAQFGRGFGVNNLENMRRFFLAHPRSEISQTLSGKLGSRLPLEKSETVSGNLSLTVLAQAFPLPWSAYVRLLSVKDAHARQFYETEALRGGWSVRQLDRQIGSQFYERTALSKDKAAMLVKGAVPKPEDAVTPGDAIKDPYVLEFLDLKDEYSESDLEAALIRRLEDFLLELGEGFTFIGRQRRLRIDQTWYRVDLLLFHRKLRCLVIIDLKLGSLTHADVGQMHMYCNYAKEQWAYPDENPPVGLILCADKGHALARYALEGLPTKVMAANYRTVLPDAELLQKELEDTRCLLESRGTILPKKRKP; translated from the coding sequence ATGAAAGACAAGACGCTTTCCGCCCCACCGGCCAAAAGTGCCGCCTTGCCTGCCGGCTACGCCGGCATCCACGGCGGCATCGTGGAACTGCTGGACGCTGCACGCCAAGCGGCGGCGCGCAGCGTCAATGCGCTGATGACGGCCAGCTATTGGGAAATCGGCCGCCGCATCGTGGAAGCCGAGCAACAGGGCAAGCGGCGTGCGGGGTATGGCGAACAGTTGATGGCTCGGCTGTCCGCCGATCTGACCGCGCAGTTCGGGCGGGGATTTGGCGTCAACAACTTGGAGAACATGCGGCGGTTCTTCCTCGCGCATCCCCGTTCCGAGATTTCCCAGACACTGTCTGGGAAATTGGGTAGCCGTCTGCCTCTGGAGAAATCCGAGACGGTGTCTGGGAATTTGAGCCTGACCGTGCTGGCCCAGGCGTTTCCGCTGCCGTGGTCGGCCTATGTCCGACTGCTATCGGTTAAGGACGCCCATGCGCGCCAGTTCTACGAGACCGAAGCGCTACGCGGCGGCTGGAGCGTGCGCCAGCTCGATCGGCAGATCGGTAGCCAGTTCTACGAGCGCACCGCGTTGTCAAAGGACAAGGCGGCGATGCTGGTCAAGGGCGCAGTGCCCAAGCCCGAGGATGCCGTCACGCCCGGCGATGCGATCAAAGACCCGTATGTGCTGGAATTCCTCGACCTCAAGGATGAGTATTCGGAGTCCGATCTTGAAGCCGCCTTGATTCGGCGGCTGGAAGATTTCTTGCTGGAACTCGGCGAAGGATTCACCTTCATCGGGCGGCAGCGACGCTTGCGCATCGACCAGACGTGGTATCGGGTGGATCTACTGCTGTTTCACCGCAAGCTGCGGTGCCTGGTCATCATCGACTTGAAGCTGGGCAGCTTGACCCATGCGGACGTGGGCCAGATGCATATGTACTGCAACTATGCCAAAGAGCAATGGGCCTACCCTGATGAGAACCCGCCCGTGGGTCTGATCCTGTGTGCGGATAAGGGTCACGCGCTGGCGCGATATGCCTTGGAAGGCTTGCCGACGAAGGTGATGGCGGCGAACTACCGCACGGTACTGCCGGATGCCGAACTGTTGCAGAAGGAGTTGGAGGACACGCGGTGCCTGCTCGAATCTCGCGGGACGATCCTCCCCAAGAAGCGCAAGCCATAG
- a CDS encoding tyrosine-type recombinase/integrase, which translates to MAKIKLTKTTVETAQPQAQAVELRDTVVPGFLCKITPAGRRVFMLQYRTNAGERRKPALGLFGELTVEQARVMAQDWLAEVRRGGDPGGAKAEARKAPTMAELCKKFMEDYSKKRNKPSTRRGYQAVIDRCIVPVLGRKKVQDVKRPDIAAFMEKFAYKPAEANNAFGVLRKMFNLAEVWGYRPDGTNPCRHVPMFPPGEETRLIVDDEMALIFRQLEKLEAEGLENYVIPLAIRLQFEFAGRRSEICTLEWSWIDLENRRVVWPDSKTGGLSKPMSAEAYRLLSTAPRREGCPYVLPSPNDPAKHLTFGEHYGGWCRVLKAAGVPHVGTHGIRHRSTTDIANSGVPTKVGMKLTGHKTVAMFMHYVHTEDQPVRDAAELVASRRQAITGARQAQPQEAVA; encoded by the coding sequence ATGGCCAAGATCAAGCTCACCAAAACCACCGTGGAAACGGCGCAACCCCAGGCGCAGGCCGTCGAACTGCGTGATACCGTGGTGCCTGGCTTCCTGTGCAAGATTACCCCAGCGGGCCGCCGCGTGTTCATGCTCCAGTACCGCACGAACGCGGGCGAGCGCCGCAAGCCCGCCCTGGGCCTGTTCGGGGAACTCACCGTCGAACAGGCCCGCGTCATGGCGCAGGACTGGCTGGCCGAGGTTCGTCGGGGCGGCGATCCCGGCGGCGCCAAGGCCGAGGCGCGCAAGGCGCCCACGATGGCCGAGTTGTGCAAGAAGTTCATGGAGGACTACTCCAAGAAGCGCAACAAGCCCAGCACCCGGCGCGGTTATCAGGCGGTCATCGACCGCTGCATCGTCCCGGTACTGGGACGCAAGAAGGTGCAGGACGTGAAGCGGCCCGACATTGCCGCGTTCATGGAAAAGTTTGCCTACAAGCCGGCCGAGGCGAACAACGCCTTCGGCGTGCTGCGCAAGATGTTCAACTTGGCCGAAGTGTGGGGCTATCGCCCGGACGGCACGAATCCGTGCCGTCACGTCCCGATGTTCCCGCCCGGCGAGGAAACCCGGCTCATCGTGGACGACGAGATGGCACTGATCTTCCGCCAATTGGAGAAGCTGGAGGCGGAAGGACTAGAGAACTACGTCATCCCGCTGGCGATCCGCTTGCAATTCGAGTTTGCCGGCCGTCGCTCCGAAATCTGCACGCTCGAATGGAGCTGGATCGACCTGGAAAACCGACGTGTCGTGTGGCCGGACAGCAAGACGGGCGGCCTGTCCAAGCCCATGAGCGCGGAAGCCTATCGGCTGCTTTCGACGGCCCCACGTCGGGAAGGCTGCCCCTATGTCCTGCCGTCACCCAACGATCCGGCCAAGCACCTGACCTTTGGCGAGCACTACGGCGGCTGGTGTCGGGTGCTCAAGGCCGCCGGCGTGCCGCACGTCGGCACGCACGGCATTCGTCACCGCTCGACCACCGACATTGCCAATTCGGGTGTGCCGACCAAGGTGGGCATGAAGCTGACCGGGCACAAGACCGTGGCGATGTTCATGCACTACGTCCACACCGAGGACCAGCCAGTACGCGACGCGGCCGAACTGGTGGCAAGCCGTCGCCAGGCCATCACGGGCGCACGGCAGGCCCAACCGCAGGAGGCCGTGGCATGA
- the rplS gene encoding 50S ribosomal protein L19, whose amino-acid sequence MNLIQTLEQEEIARLNCTIPSFAPGDTVIVSVNVVEGTRKRLQAYEGVVIAKRNRGLNSAFTVRKISSGEGVERTFQTYSPLIAKIEVKRRGDVRRAKLYYLRGLSGKKARIKEKLPSRVKVDDAKA is encoded by the coding sequence ATGAATTTGATCCAGACCCTGGAACAGGAAGAAATCGCCCGCCTCAATTGCACGATTCCGTCCTTCGCCCCCGGCGATACCGTCATCGTCAGCGTGAACGTCGTCGAAGGCACGCGCAAGCGCCTGCAGGCCTACGAAGGCGTGGTGATCGCCAAGCGCAACCGCGGCCTGAACAGCGCCTTCACGGTGCGCAAGATCTCCAGCGGCGAAGGCGTGGAGCGCACCTTCCAGACCTACAGCCCGCTGATCGCCAAGATCGAGGTCAAGCGCCGTGGCGACGTGCGCCGCGCCAAGCTCTACTACCTGCGCGGCCTGAGCGGCAAGAAGGCGCGCATCAAGGAAAAGCTGCCTTCGCGCGTCAAGGTGGACGACGCCAAGGCCTGA
- the trmD gene encoding tRNA (guanosine(37)-N1)-methyltransferase TrmD produces the protein MRFDLITLFPELFAPFLASGVTRRAYVSGQVQVRLWNPRDYAEGHYRRVDDRPFGGGPGMVMLAEPLARCLAAIRADRAEAPGAQAPCVLFSPAGRRLDQAGVQAWADSAGAILLCGRYEGVDQRFIDACVQQQISLGDFVLSGGEVAAMALLDALARLQEGVLHDARSAVQDSFSPALQGLLDCPHYTRPEVWRGQQVPPVLLGGNHGEIARWREQQRLELTARLRPDLLGAPAHAPPPAGRGPAGGGR, from the coding sequence ATGCGCTTTGACCTCATCACGCTGTTCCCCGAGCTGTTCGCGCCCTTTCTGGCCAGCGGCGTCACGCGCCGCGCCTATGTGTCGGGGCAGGTGCAGGTGCGGCTGTGGAATCCGCGCGATTACGCCGAGGGCCATTACCGCCGGGTGGATGACCGCCCGTTTGGCGGCGGGCCCGGCATGGTGATGCTCGCCGAGCCGCTGGCGCGGTGTCTCGCCGCCATCCGCGCCGACCGCGCCGAAGCGCCCGGGGCGCAGGCGCCGTGCGTGCTGTTTTCACCCGCGGGCCGGCGCCTGGACCAAGCCGGCGTGCAGGCCTGGGCGGACAGCGCGGGCGCCATCTTGCTGTGCGGGCGCTACGAGGGCGTGGACCAGCGCTTCATCGACGCCTGCGTGCAGCAGCAGATCAGCCTGGGCGACTTCGTGCTCTCGGGCGGCGAGGTGGCCGCGATGGCGCTGCTCGACGCGCTGGCGCGCCTGCAGGAGGGCGTGCTGCACGACGCCCGCAGCGCCGTGCAGGACAGCTTCAGCCCCGCTTTGCAGGGCCTGCTCGACTGCCCGCACTACACCCGCCCCGAGGTCTGGCGTGGCCAGCAGGTGCCGCCCGTGCTGCTGGGTGGCAACCATGGCGAGATCGCGCGCTGGCGCGAGCAGCAGCGGCTGGAGCTGACGGCGCGCCTGCGCCCCGACCTGCTTGGCGCACCGGCGCACGCCCCGCCTCCGGCCGGGCGCGGCCCGGCGGGTGGCGGGCGGTGA
- the rimM gene encoding ribosome maturation factor RimM (Essential for efficient processing of 16S rRNA): MNETPLLPAASLPHDAVEVGRIGQAWGVKGWFKVFAHSPEPEALLATRDWFLQAATQGPKSPFTGTVHLAVREARVHGDALVASAEAIADRSAAEGLRGARVFVSRAAFPAPADDEFYWVDLIGLAVRNREGQALGTVKGLMPSGPQTTLVLEYADEEGKPRERLIPFVSAFVDRVDLPGGCIGVDWQADY; the protein is encoded by the coding sequence ATGAACGAAACCCCGCTGCTGCCCGCGGCCTCCCTGCCGCACGACGCCGTCGAGGTCGGGCGCATTGGCCAGGCCTGGGGCGTCAAGGGCTGGTTCAAGGTGTTTGCCCACAGCCCCGAGCCCGAGGCGCTGCTCGCCACGCGCGACTGGTTCCTGCAGGCCGCGACGCAAGGCCCCAAGAGCCCTTTCACCGGTACGGTGCACCTGGCGGTGCGCGAGGCGCGGGTGCACGGCGACGCGCTGGTCGCCAGTGCCGAGGCCATTGCAGACCGCTCGGCCGCCGAAGGCCTGCGCGGTGCGCGCGTGTTCGTCTCGCGCGCGGCCTTCCCCGCACCCGCGGATGACGAGTTCTACTGGGTGGACCTGATCGGCCTGGCGGTGCGCAACCGCGAAGGCCAGGCGCTGGGCACGGTCAAGGGCCTGATGCCCTCGGGGCCGCAGACCACGCTGGTGCTGGAATACGCGGACGAGGAGGGCAAACCGCGCGAGCGCCTGATTCCCTTCGTCTCCGCCTTCGTCGATCGCGTGGACCTGCCGGGCGGGTGCATCGGCGTGGACTGGCAGGCCGACTACTGA
- the rpsP gene encoding 30S ribosomal protein S16, translating into MVVIRLSRGGAKGRPFFNIVVANKRERRDGRFIERLGFYNPSAKGGEETLRVVQDRVTYWKGVGAQPSPTVERLLKQAAKQAA; encoded by the coding sequence ATGGTCGTCATTCGACTCTCGCGCGGCGGTGCCAAGGGCCGTCCGTTCTTCAACATCGTCGTGGCCAACAAGCGCGAGCGCCGTGATGGCCGCTTCATCGAGCGTCTGGGCTTCTACAACCCCTCGGCCAAGGGCGGCGAAGAAACGCTGCGCGTGGTGCAAGACCGCGTCACCTACTGGAAGGGCGTGGGCGCGCAGCCCTCTCCCACCGTGGAGCGCCTGCTCAAGCAAGCCGCCAAGCAGGCTGCCTGA